The following DNA comes from Pseudomonas sp. Tri1.
GCAGGCGCCGTATCGCGACTTCGATGACATTGGTATCGCTGTCGAAATTCATGTCCCAGACCTGGGAGGCGATCAGGGATTTGGGCAGTACTTCGCCCTGGCGACGCAGGAGCATTTCCAACAAGGCGAACTCCTTGGCGGTGAGGTCGATGCGCCTACCGCTGCGTTCAACGCGTCGGCGGATCAGGTCCAGGCGCAAGTCGGCCAGTTGCAGGCTGGTTTCCTGGGGCGTCGAGCTGCCCCGGCGCAACAGGCTTCGCACCCGCGCCAGCAATTCGGAAAAAGCGAAGGGTTTGACCAGGTAATCATCGGCACCCAGCTCCAGGCCATGCACCCGATCCTGGACCGCATCCCGTGCCGTGAGGAACAGCACCGGTGTATCCAGGCCGGCGCCACGTACGGCTTGCAGAATCTGCCAGCCATCGCGGCCGGGCAACATGACGTCGAGGATCAGTAACGCATATTCCCCGCTCAGGGCCAGTTGTTGGCCGGTGATGCCGTCGGCCACCAGGTCGGCATTGAACCCGGCTTCGCTCAGGCCCTGGCGCAGGTATTGGCCAGTCTTGGTTTGGTCTTCGACGATCAGCAATTTCATGGGCAGCTCAAGGCATGGTTTGAACGTGGGCGTTATACCGTGGCGGGCGGGGTCGTGGCGCAAGCTGACAAAGTTGTAATCAAGATGTCAGCCGACTGGCAGTTGCACACCGATAGAGTTCCCCACAAGCCGAATCTGATAGGAGTATGGACATGTTGATGGGAAACCGCTTGATCCTGGCCGCTTTTGCACTGGT
Coding sequences within:
- a CDS encoding heavy metal response regulator transcription factor, which codes for MKLLIVEDQTKTGQYLRQGLSEAGFNADLVADGITGQQLALSGEYALLILDVMLPGRDGWQILQAVRGAGLDTPVLFLTARDAVQDRVHGLELGADDYLVKPFAFSELLARVRSLLRRGSSTPQETSLQLADLRLDLIRRRVERSGRRIDLTAKEFALLEMLLRRQGEVLPKSLIASQVWDMNFDSDTNVIEVAIRRLRIKIDDDFPSKLIHTVRGMGYVLEERSL